The Myroides phaeus DNA segment TGCAATGCGTGTTATTTGGGAACGTATGAAAATTATTGTAGAACCAAGTAGTGCTGTAGCATTAGCAGTGTTAATTAAAGAACGCCCACAATTTAGTGGTAAAAAAGTAGGAATTATATTAACGGGTGGTAATGTTGATTTAGACAACTTGCCATTTGATTAATTCGCGATATTAAATGAAAAAGGGAAAGATAATTATCTTTCCCTTTTTTTATGCTTTTTCAATTGCTTTTTTACGTTTAGGCAACTGTATGTTTTTTCTACCAAAATACAATCCAGCTATAATCAGTACACCTCCTAATATTTGAAGTAACCCTAAGTATTCCCCATCTAATAATCCCCAACAAAAAGCGATTAGAGGCATTAATAGAGAAACAGATGATGCAAAGCTTGCATTGGTTTCGTTGATTAATTTATAGTAAAAGATATTTGCTAAAGCACTTCCGAATAAAGCTAATAAGAATACAAACCCAATTCCTTTTAAAGCTTCAGGATGTTCTAAAATAGTTTGAAAGAATCCTGAACTAATTAAGACAATTAATGCAGGTACGAGAAGTACTAATTCTATGAAGGCTGTCCATACAATAGGAGGAATATCTCCCATATATTTCTGGGTCAATAAACCACTATACGCATACATTAGCGCAGCTATAATAAGAAGTAAGTGGTAGAACCATTCGTTAGGTACAGCAACACTATTTTCAGGTGATTGTAATAATAAGACAACACCTATAAAAGCAAACAAAACACCTAATACTTCGCCTAAGTGTG contains these protein-coding regions:
- a CDS encoding DMT family transporter, whose protein sequence is MQIKLKHWVTLFILSLVWGSSFILIKRGIEYFTPIQVGALRITLAGLFLLPISVKHIKKMPKKNFPWLFLTAVVGSFIPMFLFPIAEVHLNSSIAGILNALMSIFVIVLGVMFFKYKTHLGEVLGVLFAFIGVVLLLQSPENSVAVPNEWFYHLLLIIAALMYAYSGLLTQKYMGDIPPIVWTAFIELVLLVPALIVLISSGFFQTILEHPEALKGIGFVFLLALFGSALANIFYYKLINETNASFASSVSLLMPLIAFCWGLLDGEYLGLLQILGGVLIIAGLYFGRKNIQLPKRKKAIEKA